In Calonectris borealis unplaced genomic scaffold, bCalBor7.hap1.2 HAP1_SCAFFOLD_73, whole genome shotgun sequence, a genomic segment contains:
- the LOC142076611 gene encoding E3 ubiquitin-protein ligase RBBP6-like, whose translation MMLQSCQEYDPINYMKKPWGPPPPSSACSRCGKPGDCIKNCPTNGDKNVEPVPRIKEHRNSKEFHDGGERPQYKGCYADKHWKIRNTNY comes from the exons atgatgctacagtcttgccaggaatatgatccaatcaa ttacatgaagaaaccctggggtccacctccaccatcatctgcttgctctcgttgcggaaaacctggcgactgtataaagaactgcccaacaaatggg gacaaaaatgttgagcctgttcccagaattaaagagcacaggaattccaaggagtttcatgatggaggtgaaagaccccaatacaaagggtgctatgctgacaaacactggaaaatacgcaataccaactattaa